A genomic window from Cucumis melo cultivar AY chromosome 8, USDA_Cmelo_AY_1.0, whole genome shotgun sequence includes:
- the LOC107990564 gene encoding uncharacterized protein LOC107990564: MSFAISNPIQYRLYGSGTGGNGILEVRISFFEQMISLSPVTGRPHQILHQTPRIPYHNALVYLTLRQLQSPLFYITQFLSSLNIRPAASQSMARQIASHILQMPDRNGDRNFHIIAEVDFIRVIWLELEEQSMGAGAEETVVFDEAPPALKRGVGKARGERLKSEEKVEDLGDCSICLDELSCEKREVIRIPCGHVYHESCIFKWLKNHNSCPLCRKPLPLKEDEEDSSS; encoded by the coding sequence ATGTCTTTTGCTATTTCTAATCCGATTCAATACCGTCTGTATGGCTCCGGCACCGGAGGCAATGGAATATTAGAAGTTAGAATAAGCTTTTTCGAACAAATGATCTCTCTTTCTCCGGTCACCGGACGTCCGCATCAAATCCTCCATCAAACTCCAAGGATTCCATACCACAATGCTCTGGTTTATCTCACTTTACGCCAACTCCAAAGTCCATTGTTCTACATCACTCAATTTCTCTCCTCACTCAACATTCGCCCTGCCGCTTCCCAAAGCATGGCTCGTCAAATCGCTTCCCATATCCTACAAATGCCCGACAGAAACGGAGACAGGAATTTTCATATCATCGCTGAAGTCGATTTCATTCGAGTGATTTGGCTGGAACTGGAAGAGCAATCAATGGGTGCAGGGGCGGAGGAGACGGTTGTGTTCGATGAAGCTCCGCCGGCATTGAAGAGAGGAGTGGGGAAGGCGAGGGGAGAGAGGTTGAAATCGGAAGAAAAGGTTGAGGATTTGGGAGATTGCAGTATCTGTTTGGATGAATTGAGTTGTGAAAAGAGGGAGGTGATAAGGATTCCGTGTGGGCATGTTTATCATGAATCGTGCATCTTCAAGTGGCTTAAGAATCATAATTCTTGTCCTTTGTGTCGAAAGCCATTGCCCCTGAAGGAGGACGAGGAGGACTCAAGCTCATAa
- the LOC103486171 gene encoding uncharacterized protein LOC103486171 isoform X2 produces the protein MVDYLTMRSETCVAESVILDNPSEAEVSDHPYDIVSDFVDDFAATKRNLFSRVSGWILSEKREDKIDDFVQEMDVNGFWPLDRREAIAQTLLKNVDFKSEFHCDKKFHSVEELAEHVENCGFRSLTCTNEGCTSRFCASHAEQHDSICPFKIILCEQKCSAFIMRREMDRHCITVCPMKLVNCPFHNLGCQSPVPYCLIAQHCSESFDSHLLHILHSIHKEANEETLIHRRQQLEETSSLDHLRGLQNLRLLTLKIKEMESQLGPLVVICKVEEDSSDKSDEEKEASNVTEEAKDAASNVIQERKEEMPNGSEETKDGSIGTEEERKDASTTAIEEREVIMSSVIEETKDTSKTTEEMKDASDKKEEANDASSEKQETKDASDKKEEASNVSNENEETRDASDKKEASDASSEKEETKDASEKKEEASDASSEKEETNDTSNEKETKDLSNSTEETNDGSNAKGKMKDDSDSEEEMKNASDVKEEEMKNKDSDSEEENKYDSAKEEEVKKEIEESEEEEKKDALNVVKDDQDEAER, from the exons ATGGTGGATTATCTTACAATGAGGAGCGAAACTTGCGTTGCCGAATCTGTAATTTTAGATAATCCCTCAGAAGCTGAGGTATCTGATCACCCTTACGACATTGTCTCTGATTTTGTTGATGATTTTGCTGCTACCAAGAGAAATTTGTTTAGTAGAGTTTCAGGATGGATTCTAAGTGAGAAAAGAGAGGATAAGATAGATGATTTTGTTCAAGAAATGGATGTTAATGGCTTTTGGCCACTTGATAGGAGAGAAGCAATTGCTCAAACTTTGCTTAAGAATGTAGATTTTAAGAGTGAGTTTCATTGTGATAAGAAATTTCACTCTGTAGAAGAACTAGCTGAGCATGTTGAAAACTGTGGCTTTAGGTCTTTAACTTGCACAAATGAAGGCTGTACTTCAAGATTTTGTGCAAGCCACGCAGAACAGCATGATTCCATTTGCCCCTTCAAGATAATTTTATGTGAACAGAAGTGTTCTGCCTTTATTATGAGACGTGAAATGGACCGCCATTGCATTACTGTTTGTCCAATGAAGCTTGTGAATTGCCCGTTCCATAATTTGGGTTGCCAATCCCCTGTTCCGTATTGTTTGATAGCGCAACATTGTTCAGAGAGTTTTGATTCTCATTTGCTCCACATTCTTCACTCTATACACAAGGAAGCCAATGAAGAGACTCTTATACATAGACGACAACAGCTTGAAGAG ACATCATCACTTGACCACCTTAGAGGTCTTCAAAACTTGAGATTGTTAACCTTGAAAATCAAAGAAATGGAATCTCAGCTAGGACCATTAGTAGTCATCTGCAAGGTCGAGGAGGATAGCTCTGACAAAAGTGACGAAGAGAAGGAGGCTTCTAATGTAACTGAAGAGGCCAAGGATGCTGCCTCTAATGTAATCCAAGAAAGGAAGGAGGAAATGCCTAATGGAAGTGAAGAAACAAAAGATGGCTCAATTGGAActgaagaagaaaggaaagatgCATCTACTACTGCAATTGAAGAAAGGGAAGTCATCATGTCTAGTGTAATTGAAGAAACGAAAGACACTTCTAAGACAACCGAAGAAATGAAGGACGCTTctgacaaaaaagaagaagccAATGATGCTTCTAGTGAAAAACAAGAAACGAAGGACGCTTctgacaaaaaagaagaagccAGCAATGTTTCTaatgaaaatgaagaaacaagggacgcttctgacAAAAAAGAAGCCAGTGATGCTTCtagtgaaaaagaagaaacgaAGGATGCTTctgagaaaaaagaagaagccAGTGATGCTTCtagtgaaaaagaagaaacaaatgatacttcaaatgaaaaagaaacaaaagattTATCGAATTCAACTGAAGAAACAAATGATGGTTCTAATGCAAAGGGAAAGATGAAGGATGATTCGGATTCAGAGGAAGAAATGAAGAATGCTTCTGATGTAAAGGAGGAAGAAATGAAGAATAAAGATTCTGATTCAGAGGAAGAAAATAAGTATGATTCAGCAAAGGAGGAAGAAGtgaagaaagaaattgaagaaagtgaggaggaagaaaagaaagatgctTTAAATGTAGTAAAAGATGATCAAGATGAAGctgaaagataa
- the LOC103486171 gene encoding uncharacterized protein LOC103486171 isoform X1, with translation MDAESPNVDLPTTDKEIVPEKIEDEEIKEPFIHCELCDAEIVHKLAQVLLPGLSTACVDNTSGDIFRTPGSVAADIRKEMVDYLTMRSETCVAESVILDNPSEAEVSDHPYDIVSDFVDDFAATKRNLFSRVSGWILSEKREDKIDDFVQEMDVNGFWPLDRREAIAQTLLKNVDFKSEFHCDKKFHSVEELAEHVENCGFRSLTCTNEGCTSRFCASHAEQHDSICPFKIILCEQKCSAFIMRREMDRHCITVCPMKLVNCPFHNLGCQSPVPYCLIAQHCSESFDSHLLHILHSIHKEANEETLIHRRQQLEETSSLDHLRGLQNLRLLTLKIKEMESQLGPLVVICKVEEDSSDKSDEEKEASNVTEEAKDAASNVIQERKEEMPNGSEETKDGSIGTEEERKDASTTAIEEREVIMSSVIEETKDTSKTTEEMKDASDKKEEANDASSEKQETKDASDKKEEASNVSNENEETRDASDKKEASDASSEKEETKDASEKKEEASDASSEKEETNDTSNEKETKDLSNSTEETNDGSNAKGKMKDDSDSEEEMKNASDVKEEEMKNKDSDSEEENKYDSAKEEEVKKEIEESEEEEKKDALNVVKDDQDEAER, from the exons ATGGACGCG GAATCTCCTAATGTGGATCTTCCCACCACGGACAAAGAAATCGTACCGGAGAAGATTGAGGATGAAGAGATCAAAGAGCCTTTCATTCATTGCGAGCTTTGCGATGCAGAAATTGTTCATAAACTTGCTCAGGTTCTTCTTCCTGGATTGTCCACCGCTTGTGTCGATAATACCAGTGGCGATATCTTTCGAACCCCTGGTTCGGTGGCTGCCGATATCAGGAAAGAAATGGTGGATTATCTTACAATGAGGAGCGAAACTTGCGTTGCCGAATCTGTAATTTTAGATAATCCCTCAGAAGCTGAGGTATCTGATCACCCTTACGACATTGTCTCTGATTTTGTTGATGATTTTGCTGCTACCAAGAGAAATTTGTTTAGTAGAGTTTCAGGATGGATTCTAAGTGAGAAAAGAGAGGATAAGATAGATGATTTTGTTCAAGAAATGGATGTTAATGGCTTTTGGCCACTTGATAGGAGAGAAGCAATTGCTCAAACTTTGCTTAAGAATGTAGATTTTAAGAGTGAGTTTCATTGTGATAAGAAATTTCACTCTGTAGAAGAACTAGCTGAGCATGTTGAAAACTGTGGCTTTAGGTCTTTAACTTGCACAAATGAAGGCTGTACTTCAAGATTTTGTGCAAGCCACGCAGAACAGCATGATTCCATTTGCCCCTTCAAGATAATTTTATGTGAACAGAAGTGTTCTGCCTTTATTATGAGACGTGAAATGGACCGCCATTGCATTACTGTTTGTCCAATGAAGCTTGTGAATTGCCCGTTCCATAATTTGGGTTGCCAATCCCCTGTTCCGTATTGTTTGATAGCGCAACATTGTTCAGAGAGTTTTGATTCTCATTTGCTCCACATTCTTCACTCTATACACAAGGAAGCCAATGAAGAGACTCTTATACATAGACGACAACAGCTTGAAGAG ACATCATCACTTGACCACCTTAGAGGTCTTCAAAACTTGAGATTGTTAACCTTGAAAATCAAAGAAATGGAATCTCAGCTAGGACCATTAGTAGTCATCTGCAAGGTCGAGGAGGATAGCTCTGACAAAAGTGACGAAGAGAAGGAGGCTTCTAATGTAACTGAAGAGGCCAAGGATGCTGCCTCTAATGTAATCCAAGAAAGGAAGGAGGAAATGCCTAATGGAAGTGAAGAAACAAAAGATGGCTCAATTGGAActgaagaagaaaggaaagatgCATCTACTACTGCAATTGAAGAAAGGGAAGTCATCATGTCTAGTGTAATTGAAGAAACGAAAGACACTTCTAAGACAACCGAAGAAATGAAGGACGCTTctgacaaaaaagaagaagccAATGATGCTTCTAGTGAAAAACAAGAAACGAAGGACGCTTctgacaaaaaagaagaagccAGCAATGTTTCTaatgaaaatgaagaaacaagggacgcttctgacAAAAAAGAAGCCAGTGATGCTTCtagtgaaaaagaagaaacgaAGGATGCTTctgagaaaaaagaagaagccAGTGATGCTTCtagtgaaaaagaagaaacaaatgatacttcaaatgaaaaagaaacaaaagattTATCGAATTCAACTGAAGAAACAAATGATGGTTCTAATGCAAAGGGAAAGATGAAGGATGATTCGGATTCAGAGGAAGAAATGAAGAATGCTTCTGATGTAAAGGAGGAAGAAATGAAGAATAAAGATTCTGATTCAGAGGAAGAAAATAAGTATGATTCAGCAAAGGAGGAAGAAGtgaagaaagaaattgaagaaagtgaggaggaagaaaagaaagatgctTTAAATGTAGTAAAAGATGATCAAGATGAAGctgaaagataa